In one window of Candidatus Zixiibacteriota bacterium DNA:
- a CDS encoding DUF3467 domain-containing protein: MEIKPQQVNIEIGEKEAEGIYSNLVMIAHSATEIVFDFARIMPGAPKTRVQARIIMTPTHAKLLQKTLEENLKKYEKQFGEIKIYGGQEGMHAKNIGFGMPETEEGK, translated from the coding sequence ATGGAAATCAAACCCCAGCAGGTCAATATTGAAATCGGCGAGAAGGAAGCCGAGGGGATTTACAGCAATTTGGTGATGATTGCTCATTCGGCGACCGAAATCGTTTTTGATTTTGCCCGTATTATGCCGGGTGCTCCGAAAACCCGCGTGCAAGCGCGGATTATTATGACCCCCACGCATGCGAAGCTGCTTCAGAAAACGCTCGAAGAGAACCTGAAAAAGTACGAAAAGCAATTCGGGGAAATAAAGATCTATGGCGGGCAGGAGGGCATGCACGCCAAAAATATCGGATTCGGAATGCCGGAGACCGAAGAAGGGAAATAG